The Lycium ferocissimum isolate CSIRO_LF1 chromosome 10, AGI_CSIRO_Lferr_CH_V1, whole genome shotgun sequence genome window below encodes:
- the LOC132034075 gene encoding gibberellin-regulated protein 9-like has product MKIFTLFLIAILLIQVFAEAVSMNNAEDTAAQIAEAAGSEGALHRKIHPIKRIHCGYACARRCKKSSRKNVCTRACKTCCARCKCVPPGTYGNKEACPCYARLKTHGNRPKCP; this is encoded by the exons atgaagatCTTCACATTATTTCTCATTGCCATCCTCCTCATACAG GTTTTCGCAGAGGCTGTTTCCATGAACAATGCCGAAGATACTGCTGCACAG ATAGCCGAAGCAGCAGGCAGTGAAGGAGCTCTTCACAGAAAAATTCACCCAATTAAGAGGATCC actGTGGGTATGCATGTGCTAGAAGATGCAAGAAGTCGTCAAGAAAGAATGTGTGCACAAGGGCATGCAAGACATGTTGTGCAAGATGCAAGTGTGTTCCACCAGGCACTTATGGTAACAAGGAAGCTTGCCCCTGCTATGCTAGGCTTAAGACTCATGGCAACAGGCCTAAGTGCCCTTAA